Genomic window (Rhododendron vialii isolate Sample 1 chromosome 4a, ASM3025357v1):
GTCGGCTCCCTTCCGGAAaggtaaataagtacttattttttaagaaggcaatttcaagctcaaaaattatgtgcttacgcaaataatttttctatcaatatagatcttatttgatagatctcattgagatctttaatacggtgtaagaaaatttgaaaaattatttttcatttacattatttttgagtttgaaaatataaaataagtacttattttttaagaaggtgttctggaacggggcctaacaaaaattaattttgtccaAAGTCTATATCTGATACTATTCTCATTGAGTATTTATGCCAATTCACTTTGTTTGAAATCCATTTCTATCCAAACGGAGCCTGATTGACCGATGTCCCTCTTCGATTTCAATGAGTAGAGGACATTAGCTACAAGTGAATTGCCTCTAAGAAGTGGCACGAGGTAGCATTTTTGTAGGGTATGGAAGGAATCTATTCATTGCGATGTTACTCTTGATGTGGATGGCTGGTTAGAAATTCTGTTTTTGTAATGTTACTTCAGTTAAAAGGACCTTAGGATTTAAATTTCAGAGTTTCTTTTCATTTAGGTCGGATAACTTTGGTCTAGACTAGATAGTAGGGGCTGCTATTTCAGCGGTAAAAGTTTTTTAGAGCCGCCACTTTGTGCATCTCGATCTCCGGTCCTCTTCCACCCATATCCTTATTGAATGGAGATTACATAGGTACTGTTATTGTTGCAACTCTGGCATATACTGGTGCTGATTTGCGATCAACTTTTTTTATGCATTCTCTCCCCTTTCCTGGTGTTCAAGTGTTGACTATGGAATCCAATTGAAGGCATGAACGTGCCTTTAAGTTTCTTGGTTTCCATTGAGACTCCAAATTTTCTCTTCACTTCTTGCCCTCTGCTTTATGGCTACCGCAGTTGAAGTTTAGATGCAGAAGTGGAATTACTTCTCTTACAGCAAATGGGCGGTAACTGGTAActattttgatgttttttccCTTTAGATGCACATTTTCTGTTTGTGATTTATTCGACTGTATCATCGCTAACTATACCCACTGTTGTGCAATTTCGCAACTCGGGCACTGACTTCATATTTTACCTGGAGTGTGAATTTTCTAAATCGATGTTTCCTTAGTTACTTGTTGCGGACTTGTGAGCTGATTTGTGTTTTCATGCATCGGCGGATTGTTTGAAATTGTGGACTTCTCTTTCACATTAGTTTGTTACCTCCACTTATTGATTGTCCAGACTTCGGAGCTCCAAAATTGTTAGGTTCACATATGAATCATTTTCTGGTGCTGAGCTGGAATTTATCTGGGAAGCCAAAGTTTACCTCTTTAACTGTATATGTAGGTCCTGTTTACAATATTGCTTCACGATCCCTTTGTGATGTGAAAGCTGAGGATTATAAAGAACTGAAGATGAAAACTGACCATTATAAAGATGAAGTGCAGAAATTGCAAGATCTGGTCAATAGACTAGAGAGAAAATTGAGTGGTGGTGAGAATGTCCAAGACGATGTTAAATTCAAGAGAGAATCCAGTGTTGGTAAGAATTACCATGCCGATCTCAAATTCGAATCTCGAGTTGTGCCGTGCTTGAATTCAAATGCACACCTGGAACCAGAAGATGTGATCAGAATCTTTACGATGAAGGAATTTATTAGCGGTAGATTTATGTTTGATAATCTGGTGGTCCCTGGGGTGAAGAAATCAAGTAAAGACCCATAAATATTTGAAAGTGGTACGGAAGTATCAGGTGTGAGCAACTGATAAAGTTGTATGATGATGATTGATGGAAGTATTGTTTGGTTGTTGTTTGTGGTATGTGCGAGATTAATTGTGTTTCGGTCCGATTAATCTTGTAGGACATCGTGTATTTTGTTGTCATTCAACTACGGTTCCATCTTATCAATTGGGAATGCAGTGCTATAGTTCCTGTTCTCAGAAATAATTTGTGCTTTCAGTTTCCAAATACCTCTCGTCACAGGATAGGACAATGTTTGGTGGTTGTATGGTTGCTGACAAGAAATTGAACTTTGTCAATGAGATATGTGGTATTCTGGTGGATAGGGTGAGCATTGAAAGTTAAGTAAAtactactatattttttttgcctAGATTGTTATAGCGTGTTGTCTCAAATTCAACTCGGATTATGAGTACGAACTCTTTGTAACGTATCGAGGTCCTCTCAAGTTTCAACGCAGGAAGGGAGTTTCCATATCTCAATCGAACCCCAAGAATCAGCCTTGAAAGAGTTTGATTCAGTTTAAGCAGAGAATTTCAAGCTACAGCTACTCTTTCATTTGGATGGATGAGAGATTTACAGTTTCTGCAGCTATGCTTCAATGTTCAAACACTTCAAACAGTTCCTGAGGAACTAAAAGGTGATAGCTATTATTCTATTAACATTAGCTAAAAACACCTCCCAACTTCTGAATAACCAGTTTTTTTCAGTTCATATAAGCCCATTATCGGGTCACGCAGAAGCTACAACGAACATTTGGGAGCAAACTCGCCAAAAGTAACAATTATAAGGACTCGCCTTTACTTGTCCCTTTACTTGTACTCTCTAAACATGACCTAGTCCACAAACAGTTTACTTGTTGGGTGTTGCAATACCATCTGACATCCACTTTTAGTGTACCGTTTGCTAAACTGAATGCTCTAACGCCAAGTCTTAAGCAACTGCAACCAGGGATGGATGGAGAGGCGGATGAGCAAGAGCAATTGCCTGCTTCAAGTTTAAAAACAAAAGCCTATTCAAGGATTTGGTCAGAATATTGAGAATTATGTGGGTTTGCCTCCCAAGTTTAATACATTCGTAGCACATTATCCTATCGTCGGTGCAAGTTGCCCACTTAATAGTATAGAATCTTGCGTCCATCGTTACTGCAAGAGCCTTttgattttccattttccacctttctttcaaaaatcattctcACCCAGTGACTTGaaattttttacaaattaaacAAACACAACTTTGTGTTGTGACCATATATGAAAAAGTATCAGATAATCATACAGAGGATCAGTACAGGAGTACCATCAAAATGTTTGAAACTGTTCTTGCCAGAGAATGGAGTGTCTTTAATGCTCTTCTCTTGGCCAGAAACTCCTCAATTTCTCTTGTACTGCTTTGGGCACATTCTGCAGAAACTGAGAGTGCAAAGGACACACAAGCCACAATAGCTGCAAGAAGACGGCTCAAGAGAACATGGCTGCTAGGTAAAAGTGAGAAGAAAGAACGAATATAAAGAGAATGACAACAGGATCACTCAAATTGTAAACATCGGTATGGAAGTAATTTAGCAGAATGTGTTATGACGAAGGAATTTAGCAGAAGATAATATGTTTGACGATCCGGTGGCCGGTCCCGGGGGTTACGAAATCAAGAAAAGAACTGTAAACATCGGTATGGAAGTATCATATTCGACTTGGATGATTAGTACGAACTCTCTGTTACATATCAAGATCCTCCTCTTACGTGAAGGTTTTTATGCCGCAAAGTGAGATTGTATCGAATGGTGATAGTTGATGGATTGATAATATCACATCTCTATCACACTGCGTAATAGCAGATGTTCGTATCGAAAAACATGCCAGAACGTAATATAAACCATCCGCCCTACGGGTGGGGAGTAAATGTAATATACACAGAGCgtcatatttatattttgggGAAATTACAGTAAGCCCCCTCCAACTATACTTCGGTAACGAGTTACCCCCTTCATCGTTTAACTCGGACACTTAACTCCCTTCATCTTTTATCGTGTGACACTTAACCACCATCCGTTAGTCAAGAATACATACAACggtacactctctctctctctctctctctctctctctctctctctgcccctCCCaatggtactctctctctctcttttctatgaaatctctctctctctgcccctTCCAACggtactctctccctctctctttttctttgaaatctctgtctgtctgtctgtctctctctctctctctctctgtgatggAAGGTAGCACTTGGTCTCATTGTATTTATGGTTGCAGACAAAATTTGGTTGTGAACTTTTCATCTAGGTCGACCCACCAAAATCTGAGAGCACTCAGTCCAACACAAAGAGCACCCAGAATTTACAGATCCGCAAGTCAGAGTTGCAGAGAAAGgttgatgaattggaaagtagaGTGGAAGTATTGGAAGTAATGAAAGAACAAATGCATAAAGAAGTTcaacaaatgcagaaaaaaaatttgggcaaaTGCAGAAGGAAGTCCTATGTTTGAAGAAGGAATCGTGGTGGAAGAAAATAGGTTTCCTtttgattgttctctttttttttatcccacaTGTACAAGAAAATGGAGATTGAAAAGTACCCAGCTTTGGCTTCGGTACAATATGAATGAGTATTGGTTGATTAATGTAGTGCATTTCAATAAAGATTACAACCCAGAAACAAAGTACTAAAAATGGTAGTTGTTACCCAAAAAGACAACctactttttttaattgtttcgtGCATCGAACGGACACAACGCTAGAATGGATTAGTTTTGCACGTATATAGAATGGGTTGAACGCTAGTATGGAATTTGCTGGTAGGAACTACAGTGGGAACTAGTCGTTGGAGGTCATTTTACATTGGCCGGATTGACAGAGTGGACGACCGGGTGGTCGACTGGTTTTATCATCAGGGCATCATCTTATTTAGGGTTGAAAgagggtaaattggtaattTTAGCAATTCCGTTAATGGCATCTTCCATTTTGCGCgagataaaagatgaagggggttgAGTGTCCGAGTTAAACGATGAAGGGGGCAACTCGTTACCGAGGTATAGTTGGAGGGGGCTTAATGTAATTTCCCCTTATATTTTTTGAGACGTTTTCCTATTTGAGCTAtttagggcgccgctattcgcagccctttattttctctcatagctcactacatttcggtaaatggttgttgaaaattataaataacatttcggtaaattgctgttgaaaacaagattatatttcggtaactacatgtcgaaaatatgttcaattttcggtaaacaactgccgaacatacattttcggtaaatatctgttgaaaaaaatattatatttcggtaattggatgctgaaaatatatctcaatttcggtaactaattgtcaagtataattgaaattttttaacgaattataaaaaaaaatagagagctgcgaatagcggcacccGCTATTTAAACCCAGAACAATTCTTTCTAGCAGCAGTTTCTCTTTACATTCGTTTGAACAAATTAATGTAAAACCTAAACAACCTCATCTTCAACC
Coding sequences:
- the LOC131323313 gene encoding uncharacterized protein LOC131323313 isoform X2, with the translated sequence MGIRDFISSTTDKLSSPVTAACRSSYNISRGAVTTVNSVVMENVVPTVNYYVSDEEGRAVIGRFATSFVKNTAVYGAQECLKWATGPVYNIASRSLCDMKTDHYKDEVQKLQDLVNRLERKLSGGENVQDDVKFKRESSVGKNYHADLKFESRVVPCLNSNAHLEPEDVIRIFTMKEFISGRFMFDNLVVPGVKKSSKDP
- the LOC131323313 gene encoding uncharacterized protein LOC131323313 isoform X1, with the protein product MGIRDFISSTTDKLSSPVTAACRSSYNISRGAVTTVNSVVMENVVPTVNYYVSDEEGRAVIGRFATSFVKNTAVYGAQECLKWATGPVYNIASRSLCDVKAEDYKELKMKTDHYKDEVQKLQDLVNRLERKLSGGENVQDDVKFKRESSVGKNYHADLKFESRVVPCLNSNAHLEPEDVIRIFTMKEFISGRFMFDNLVVPGVKKSSKDP